The following proteins come from a genomic window of Nycticebus coucang isolate mNycCou1 chromosome 11, mNycCou1.pri, whole genome shotgun sequence:
- the PGAM2 gene encoding phosphoglycerate mutase 2 — translation MATHRLVMVRHGESTWNQENRFCGWFDAELSEKGAEEAKRGAKAIKDAKMEFDICYTSVLKRAIRTLWAILDGTDQMWLPVVRTWRLNERHYGGLTGLNKAETAAKHGEEQVKIWRRSFDTPPPPMDEKHPYYNLISKERRYAGLKPGELPTCESLKDTIARALPFWNEEIAPQIKAGKRVLIAAHGNSLRGIVKHLEGMSDQAIMELNLPTGIPIVYELDQALKPTKPMQFLGDEETVRKAMEAVAAQGKVK, via the exons ATGGCCACCCACCGTCTTGTGATGGTCCGGCATGGCGAGAGCACCTGGAACCAGGAGAACCGTTTCTGTGGCTGGTTTGATGCAGAGCTGAGTGAGAAGGGGGCCGAGGAGGCCAAGCGGGGAGCCAAAGCCATCAAGGACGCCAAGATGGAGTTTGACATCTGCTACACCTCAGTGTTAAAGCGGGCCATCCGCACCCTCTGGGCCATCCTGGATGGCACGGACCAGATGTGGCTGCCTGTGGTACGCACCTGGCGCCTCAACGAGCGGCACTACGGGGGCCTCACAGGCCTCAACAAAGCAGAGACGGCCGCCAAGCACGGTGAGGAGCAGGTGAAGATCTGGAGGCGCTCCTTTGACACCCCACCACCCCCCATGGATGAGAAGCACCCCTACTACAACCTCATCAGCAAG GAACGTCGGTATGCAGGCCTGAAGCCTGGGGAGCTGCCCACCTGTGAGAGCCTCAAGGACACCATCGCAAGGGCCCTGCCCTTCTGGAATGAGGAAATCGCTCCCCAGATCAAggctggcaagagagtgctcatcGCTGCCCATGGGAACAGCTTGAGGGGCATTGTCAAGCACTTGGAAG GGATGTCAGACCAGGCCATCATGGAGCTGAACCTGCCCACAGGGATCCCCATCGTGTACGAGCTGGACCAGGCACTGAAACCCACCAAACCCATGCAGTTCCTGGGTGACGAGGAGACAGTGCGGAAGGCAATGGAGGCTGTGGCTGCCCAGGGCAAGGTCAAGTGA
- the DBNL gene encoding drebrin-like protein → MAANLSRNGPALQEAYGRVVTEKSPINWALFTYEGNSNDIRVAGTGEGGLEEMVEELNSGKVMYGFCRVKDPNSGLPKFVLINWTGEGVNDVRKGACASHVSTMANFLKGAHVTINARAEEDVEPECIMEKVAKASGANYSFHRESGRFQDVGPQAPVGSVYQKTNAVSEIKRVGKDSFWAKAEKEEENRRLEEKRRAEEAQRQLEQERRERELREAACREQRYQERGTCEQQQDIVSRNREEQSVSPQATHAREIFKQKERAMSTTSVSSPQPGKLRSPFLQKQLTQPETLFNKEPTPAISRPRTDLHEDLAPSTPPCLVQAEEEAVYEEPPEQETLYEEPPLVQQHGVGSGHIDLHMQGQGLSGQGLCARALYDYQAADDTEISFDPENLITGIEVIDEGWWRGYGPDGHFGMFPANYVELIE, encoded by the exons GGCTCTCTTTACCTATGAAGGCAACAGCAATGACATCCGAGTGGCTGGCACTGGGG AAGGTGGCCTGGAGGAGATGGTGGAGGAGCTCAACAGTGGGAAGGTGATGTACGGCTTCTGCAGAGTAAAGGACCCCAACTCCGGCCTGCCCAAGTTTGTCCTCATCAATTGG ACAGGCGAAGGCGTGAACGACGTGCGGAAGGGAGCCTGCGCCAGCCACGTCAGTACAATGGCCAATTTCCTGAAG GGAGCCCATGTGACTATCAATGCACGGGCTGAGGAAGACGTGGAGCCTGAGTGCATCATGGAGAAGGTAGCCAAGGCCTCTGGTGCCAATTACAGCTTTCACAGGGAAAGTGGCCGCTTCCAGGACGTGGGGCCCCAAGCCCCAGTG GGCTCTGTGTACCAGAAAACCAATGCTGTATCTGAGATCAAAAGAGTTGGCAAAGACAGCTTCTGGGCCAAAGCTGAG aaggaagaggaaaaccgGCGGCTGGAGGAGAAGCGGCGGGCGGAGGAAGCACAGAGGCAGTTGGAACAGGAGCGCCGGGAGCGGGAGCTGCGTGAGGCTGCATGCCGGGAGCAGCGCTATCAGGAGAG AGGGACGTGTGAGCAGCAGCAAGACATAGTTTCAAGGAACAGAGAGGAGCAG TCTGTCAGCCCACAAGCCACACATGCAAGGGAGATCTTCAAGCAGAAGGAGAGGGCCATGTCCACCACCTCCGTCTCCAGCCCTCAGCCAG GCAAGCTGCGGAGCCCCTTCCTGCAGAAGCAGCTCACCCAGCCAGAGACCCTGTTCAACAAAGAGCCGACTCCTGCTATCTCAAGGCCTAGGACAG ATCTCCATGAGGACCTGGCGCCTAGCACTCCTCCATGTCTGGTGCAAGCGGAAGAGGAGGCCGTGTATGAGGAACCCCCAGAGCAAGAGACCCTCTATGAGGAGCCCCCGCTG GTACAGCAGCATGGTGTTGGCTCTGGGCACATTGACCTTCACATGCAGGGCCAGGGGCTCAGTGGGCAAGGGCTTTGTGCCCGGGCCCTGTACGACTACCAAGCAG CCGATGACACGGAGATCTCCTTTGACCCTGAGAACCTCATCACGGGCATCGAGGTGATCGATGAAGGCTGGTGGCGTGGCTATGGGCCAGACGGCCACTTTGGCATGTTCCCTGCCAACTACGTGGAGCTCATTGAATGA